Proteins encoded within one genomic window of Saccharopolyspora pogona:
- a CDS encoding phage tail assembly protein: MTDNVFTLDDLDAAIEREYAPLTFQAAGEEFVLRSLLRVEKKRRDAVIAKLKELDDAGDDIDEDLALSTVQFILKSVTADDRGTKLLKALGDDLLRFMRLLSMWSEATQPGEATASPN, from the coding sequence ATGACCGACAACGTCTTTACCCTCGATGACCTGGATGCTGCTATCGAGCGCGAGTATGCGCCGCTGACTTTCCAGGCAGCCGGCGAGGAGTTCGTTCTTCGTTCGTTGCTGCGAGTCGAAAAGAAGCGGCGTGACGCCGTTATCGCCAAGCTGAAGGAACTTGACGACGCGGGCGACGACATCGACGAGGATCTTGCCCTGTCCACGGTGCAGTTCATCCTTAAGTCAGTTACCGCCGATGACCGCGGTACCAAGCTCCTGAAGGCGCTCGGTGACGACCTGCTCCGCTTCATGCGGCTGCTGAGCATGTGGAGTGAGGCGACTCAGCCGGGGGAAGCCACGGCCTCGCCCAACTGA
- a CDS encoding phage tail tube protein, whose protein sequence is MALNANAVVTAAVGYIYTAPVGTEAPTLTEVQNFDPAVGITGWDNIGHTSRDELPVFGYEGGDTEVRGSWQAAVLKEVVTDPASDYVTFNVLQFDETALGLYYGSANANSTAGVFSVSGTATTGTTEKAVLIIIVDGSHKIGFHAEKASIRREDSIDLAIDEFAAMPLRATLVLNDGASYLFSWIGIVDTTTP, encoded by the coding sequence ATGGCTTTGAACGCCAACGCGGTTGTTACAGCCGCAGTCGGCTACATTTACACCGCGCCGGTTGGCACGGAGGCACCGACGCTTACCGAGGTTCAGAACTTCGATCCGGCTGTGGGTATTACTGGCTGGGACAACATCGGCCACACCAGCCGTGACGAGTTGCCTGTTTTCGGCTATGAAGGCGGAGATACCGAGGTTCGTGGATCTTGGCAAGCTGCCGTTCTCAAGGAGGTAGTTACTGATCCTGCGTCCGACTACGTGACCTTCAACGTTCTTCAGTTCGATGAGACCGCGCTTGGTCTGTACTACGGTTCGGCTAACGCTAACTCCACCGCTGGCGTCTTCTCCGTTAGCGGAACTGCTACTACGGGGACGACCGAGAAGGCTGTTCTGATCATCATTGTGGACGGCAGCCACAAGATTGGCTTCCACGCTGAGAAGGCGTCTATCCGGCGTGAGGACAGTATCGATCTGGCTATCGACGAGTTCGCGGCCATGCCGCTGCGAGCAACGCTGGTGCTTAACGATGGTGCCTCGTATCTGTTCTCGTGGATCGGCATCGTAGACACGACTACGCCTTAA
- a CDS encoding DUF5403 family protein: MAKVRLKGKKYINTVVSHEDGTKAAVYDKATMIAAKAELRLNMAKHRTGASQIKLEQGRVDSYVTLVDPAAMKIEFGHWLVHYGNPTPVYIPGLYVLTGAAGLAA, from the coding sequence ATGGCAAAGGTCCGGCTTAAGGGTAAGAAATACATTAACACCGTGGTTAGCCACGAAGACGGCACTAAAGCCGCTGTCTACGACAAAGCCACGATGATTGCAGCCAAGGCGGAACTCCGGCTGAACATGGCTAAGCATCGGACCGGGGCATCGCAGATCAAGCTTGAGCAAGGCCGGGTGGACTCGTATGTCACTTTGGTTGACCCGGCTGCGATGAAAATCGAATTCGGTCACTGGCTTGTCCACTACGGCAATCCGACGCCAGTTTACATCCCTGGCTTGTACGTACTAACAGGTGCAGCAGGACTCGCCGCGTAG
- a CDS encoding Gp19/Gp15/Gp42 family protein, translating to MAYATPADVEARLGRPLDASETQVVSARLHDSELIIRNRIPDLDERVADGRIDRDVVVLVEVEMVLRLVRNPEGYTAETDGNYSYQLSSDVASGHLSVLPSEWGLLGVRGGIYTIKPYVDVPTNRSGEADPNWWWIT from the coding sequence ATGGCCTACGCAACTCCCGCAGACGTAGAGGCTCGGCTTGGTAGGCCGTTGGATGCATCGGAAACTCAGGTGGTCTCCGCCCGTCTCCACGATTCCGAGCTGATTATCCGCAACCGAATCCCCGACCTGGACGAGCGAGTTGCTGACGGGCGAATCGACCGGGACGTTGTTGTCCTGGTAGAGGTCGAGATGGTTTTGCGCCTGGTGCGCAATCCTGAGGGCTACACGGCCGAAACGGACGGGAACTACAGCTACCAGCTCAGCTCCGACGTAGCGTCGGGACATCTCTCGGTGCTCCCGAGCGAATGGGGCTTGCTTGGCGTACGCGGGGGTATCTACACGATCAAGCCGTATGTCGATGTCCCCACGAACCGGAGTGGCGAGGCAGATCCAAACTGGTGGTGGATCACGTGA
- a CDS encoding DUF7302 family protein translates to MKLISPRGVNISVSDEKGQALKKQGWKEPQSETAEAPASPAPKRRGRPKKTED, encoded by the coding sequence ATGAAGCTCATTTCTCCCCGGGGCGTGAACATCTCCGTCTCGGATGAAAAGGGTCAAGCGCTGAAGAAGCAGGGCTGGAAGGAGCCTCAGTCTGAAACGGCTGAGGCTCCCGCCTCCCCCGCTCCTAAGCGGCGTGGTCGCCCTAAGAAAACCGAAGACTAA
- a CDS encoding phage major capsid protein encodes MINEVSPSVTTDHQGRLAYLPDDLLPKELVGPIFEKAQESSLVLRMAQQIPVGYGETVIPVNTKRPEVGQVGTGTSNAEREGAKKPTSGVAWGSRSFSPIKLATIVTVSEEFARSNVNGLYTQIQSDLAYAIGRGIDLAVFHGKQPLTGTALSGIDTANVLANSTNSVTFGTDIVEDLLAGYDLVADTHEFDGWAADTRFRGKLARAMVQRDVNGNVADPASLNLASQNGSLLGFPVQFGRAVGGDLGLATDSNIRLIGGDFSQLRYGYADQVRVKVSDTATLLDGTTPVSMWQTNQIAILIEVTFGWVVGNLGAFTKFSEPVTP; translated from the coding sequence ATGATCAATGAGGTTTCCCCGAGCGTTACGACTGACCACCAGGGGCGTTTGGCGTATCTGCCGGATGACCTGCTCCCCAAGGAGCTGGTTGGTCCGATCTTCGAGAAGGCGCAGGAGTCTTCGCTTGTTCTACGCATGGCGCAGCAGATCCCGGTTGGCTATGGAGAGACCGTGATTCCGGTCAACACCAAGCGCCCCGAGGTTGGGCAGGTTGGTACCGGCACCAGCAACGCCGAGCGAGAGGGTGCGAAGAAGCCGACTAGCGGTGTGGCTTGGGGCTCGCGGTCGTTCTCCCCGATCAAGCTGGCGACCATCGTCACCGTGTCGGAGGAGTTTGCGCGGTCCAACGTGAACGGTCTCTACACCCAGATTCAGAGCGACCTGGCGTACGCCATCGGTCGCGGTATCGACCTGGCCGTGTTCCACGGCAAGCAGCCGCTTACTGGTACCGCTCTGTCCGGCATCGACACCGCGAACGTCCTGGCCAACAGCACGAACTCGGTGACCTTCGGTACTGACATCGTCGAGGACCTGCTTGCGGGTTACGACCTGGTGGCCGACACCCACGAGTTCGACGGCTGGGCAGCTGACACCCGATTCCGCGGCAAGCTCGCTCGCGCGATGGTGCAGCGGGACGTCAATGGAAACGTCGCGGACCCGGCGAGCCTGAACCTGGCCAGCCAGAACGGTTCGCTGCTGGGCTTCCCGGTCCAGTTCGGCCGTGCTGTCGGCGGTGACCTGGGTCTGGCGACGGACTCGAACATCCGCCTGATCGGTGGCGACTTCTCGCAGCTTCGTTATGGATACGCGGACCAAGTTAGGGTCAAGGTCAGCGACACCGCCACCCTGCTGGACGGCACCACGCCGGTTTCGATGTGGCAGACCAACCAGATCGCCATCCTGATCGAGGTCACCTTTGGTTGGGTTGTTGGCAACCTGGGCGCGTTCACCAAGTTCTCCGAGCCTGTCACCCCGTGA
- a CDS encoding VG15 protein yields the protein MDLREYDRTQQSITARFAALFLRMLAPFRAPRLNEFGWASLLRNTYPEVERARRESAQLGRMFYDSQREHYVGSRHPVDLASYDFDWYVEAMEPSKKALKSPGTTDGAVSQAVLRAVKEVENGGRKTILRPVIDEDDEIRDRQVKGWARVATGRETCSFCLMLVSRGPVYFSAEDAGLDLDDTSARELIADGEDKALAEAMKRWHPGCDCKVVPVFDRRSWPGRDAYLEAEQLWIKYAKLVNDNPDMRKPMTGNQHKPMDREWTRGEAIMAALRRALESGEVNPRDFAAAA from the coding sequence ATGGACCTGCGAGAGTACGACAGAACGCAGCAGTCGATCACCGCCAGGTTCGCCGCACTCTTCCTCCGCATGCTAGCTCCGTTCCGAGCACCGAGACTGAACGAGTTCGGATGGGCTTCGCTGCTGCGGAATACGTATCCGGAGGTCGAGAGAGCCCGACGTGAATCCGCTCAGCTAGGCCGGATGTTCTATGACTCCCAGCGGGAACACTACGTTGGGAGTCGGCACCCTGTTGATCTGGCTTCGTACGACTTCGATTGGTACGTCGAAGCAATGGAGCCGTCTAAGAAGGCGCTTAAGTCGCCAGGCACCACCGATGGTGCGGTCTCGCAAGCGGTTCTACGAGCCGTCAAAGAAGTCGAGAACGGCGGACGTAAGACGATTCTTCGTCCGGTCATTGATGAAGACGACGAGATCAGGGATCGGCAGGTTAAGGGCTGGGCTCGGGTAGCTACCGGCCGTGAGACCTGTAGTTTCTGTCTGATGCTGGTCTCTCGTGGCCCTGTGTATTTCAGCGCTGAAGACGCGGGTTTGGACCTGGACGACACGTCCGCCCGTGAGCTGATCGCAGACGGCGAGGATAAAGCGCTAGCCGAGGCAATGAAGCGCTGGCACCCAGGGTGCGACTGCAAGGTCGTACCGGTTTTCGATCGTAGAAGCTGGCCAGGACGGGACGCTTACCTCGAAGCAGAGCAACTCTGGATTAAGTACGCGAAGCTGGTTAACGACAACCCCGACATGCGGAAACCCATGACGGGCAACCAGCACAAGCCGATGGACCGCGAATGGACTCGTGGTGAGGCGATCATGGCCGCACTGCGTCGCGCTTTGGAATCAGGCGAAGTCAACCCACGCGACTTCGCTGCTGCCGCATAA
- a CDS encoding phage portal protein: MTTIDQHVQDLSNGLNGELARLRENESYYDAEHRLKAIGVSVPPEMRALLAQVGWPRTYLSSIEERASLGGFRMAGSSEADERLWSWWQANFLDVKSGPAHTDALMHGRAYATISSPDEDDPFSDPESPVIQVESPLHMYAEIDQRTERVRRAFRPYVDPAKPGEDRGTLYLPDRNVYLVDGPGGWKVEGEDVHDLGVPLVVQLTNRYKTTELYGRSEITPELRSVTDAAARIMMDMQAAAELMAVPQRLLFGVAQEALAANPDDPASVIEAYFARIVAIEDSDAHAMQFAAAELMNFVNVLQELAKQAATYTGLPPQYLSFSSENPASAEAIRSSESRLVKKTERFCKLMGGGWEQVMRVAMLLMDGSISSEARRMEAIWEDPATPTYAAKADAVSKLVAGGIIPVERARIDLGYSEVEREQMRKWDQENPTSQLSAILGTGMPKIPSAMVDSSEKDQAA; encoded by the coding sequence GTGACGACTATTGATCAGCACGTACAGGATCTCAGTAACGGTCTGAACGGTGAACTCGCCCGCCTCCGGGAAAACGAGTCTTACTACGACGCTGAGCACCGGCTTAAGGCCATCGGGGTTAGCGTCCCTCCCGAGATGCGGGCGCTGCTGGCTCAGGTGGGCTGGCCGCGCACGTACCTAAGCTCGATCGAGGAACGGGCTAGCCTCGGAGGTTTCCGGATGGCCGGCTCGTCCGAGGCAGACGAGCGGCTGTGGTCCTGGTGGCAGGCGAACTTCCTTGATGTCAAGTCCGGACCAGCGCACACAGACGCGCTGATGCACGGCCGTGCATATGCAACGATCAGCTCCCCGGATGAGGATGATCCGTTCTCGGACCCGGAGTCTCCGGTGATTCAGGTTGAGTCCCCGCTGCACATGTACGCGGAGATCGACCAGCGCACCGAGCGTGTACGGCGAGCCTTCCGTCCGTACGTCGACCCGGCTAAGCCTGGTGAGGACCGTGGCACGCTGTACCTGCCTGATCGCAACGTCTACCTGGTCGATGGCCCTGGTGGATGGAAGGTCGAAGGTGAGGACGTACACGACCTCGGCGTTCCACTCGTCGTCCAGCTGACCAACCGCTACAAGACGACCGAGCTGTACGGCCGGTCGGAGATCACGCCCGAGCTTCGCTCGGTGACCGATGCTGCTGCCCGGATCATGATGGACATGCAAGCCGCGGCCGAGCTGATGGCAGTTCCGCAAAGGCTGCTTTTCGGTGTGGCGCAAGAAGCTTTGGCCGCCAACCCGGATGATCCAGCCTCGGTGATCGAAGCGTACTTCGCTCGGATCGTCGCCATCGAGGACAGCGACGCTCACGCGATGCAGTTCGCGGCGGCGGAGCTGATGAACTTCGTCAACGTACTCCAGGAGCTCGCAAAGCAGGCGGCCACCTACACCGGACTCCCCCCGCAGTACCTCTCGTTCTCCTCGGAGAACCCAGCTAGCGCGGAGGCTATCCGGAGCTCGGAAAGCAGGCTCGTCAAGAAGACCGAGCGGTTCTGCAAGCTCATGGGTGGCGGCTGGGAACAGGTCATGCGAGTGGCCATGCTGCTCATGGACGGCTCTATCTCGTCGGAAGCTCGCCGTATGGAGGCAATCTGGGAAGACCCAGCTACGCCGACTTACGCCGCTAAGGCGGACGCGGTTTCTAAGCTGGTGGCCGGCGGCATCATTCCGGTGGAGCGGGCTCGAATCGATCTGGGTTACAGCGAGGTCGAGCGGGAACAGATGCGCAAGTGGGACCAAGAGAACCCTACTTCGCAGCTTAGCGCCATCCTCGGTACTGGGATGCCTAAGATCCCATCGGCGATGGTGGATAGCTCTGAGAAAGACCAGGCCGCGTAA